One part of the Mesorhizobium sp. M4B.F.Ca.ET.058.02.1.1 genome encodes these proteins:
- a CDS encoding Flp family type IVb pilin encodes MKKLMTMARQFRDDDNGAAMVEYSILVGIIAAAAILAVLAIGAWVTGRFTGLCTNLNTGPGTCDAAAGTGS; translated from the coding sequence ATGAAGAAGCTCATGACGATGGCCCGGCAGTTCCGCGACGACGACAACGGCGCTGCTATGGTCGAATATTCCATCCTGGTCGGCATCATCGCCGCAGCAGCCATTCTCGCGGTTCTCGCGATCGGTGCCTGGGTCACCGGCCGTTTCACCGGCCTCTGCACCAACCTGAACACTGGTCCGGGTACCTGCGACGCCGCCGCCGGCACCGGCAGCTGA